A genomic region of Pseudomonas migulae contains the following coding sequences:
- a CDS encoding OsmC domain/YcaO domain-containing protein gives MEIKVNFLDNLRLEAKFDDFTVVADQPIRYKGDGSAPGPFDYFLASSALCAAYFVKLYCSTRNIPTDNIRLSQNNIVDPENRYNQIFKIQVELPADISDKDRQGILRSIDRCTVKKVVQAGPEFVIEEVENLDADAQALLMPASSSEASTYIAGKDLPLEQTIANMSAILADLGMKIEIASWRNIVPNVWSLHIRDAHSPMCFTNGKGATKESALASALGEFIERLNCNFFYNDQFWGEDIANAAFVHYPDERWFQPGRKDALPAEILDEYCLKIYNRDGELRGSHLIDTNSGNEERGICSLPYVRQSDGEVVYFPSNLIENLYLSNGMSAGNTLAEAQVQCLSEIFERAVKREIIEGEFALPDVPAHVLAKYPGILAGIQALEEQGFPVLVKDASLGGEFPVMCVTLMNPRTGGVFASFGAHPSLEVALERSLTELLQGRSFEGLNDLPQPTFEGHAVTEPNNFVEHFIDSSGVVSWRFFSSKSDYEFVEWDFSGQGENSNAEEAATLFGILEGMGKEVYMAVYEHIGATACRILVPDYSEIYPVDDLIWDNTNKALFFREDILNLHRLDEAELQALAERLVESELDDYTDITSLIGIEFDDNTAWGQLTILELKLLIYLALQQYEEAKEAVEMFLQYNDNTVERGLFYQAVNAVLEMKLDEDLELEDYEANFRRMFGNERMDAAIGSVNGSVRFHGLTPTSMKLEGLDRHLRLIDSYKKLHSARANVTTLSR, from the coding sequence ATGGAAATCAAGGTCAACTTTCTCGACAACCTTCGACTTGAAGCCAAGTTCGATGACTTCACGGTGGTGGCCGATCAACCTATCCGCTACAAGGGCGATGGCTCGGCACCGGGTCCGTTCGACTACTTCCTGGCTTCGTCGGCGTTGTGCGCGGCGTACTTTGTGAAGTTGTACTGCAGCACGCGCAATATCCCCACGGATAACATCCGCCTGTCGCAGAACAACATTGTTGACCCGGAAAACCGCTACAACCAGATTTTCAAGATTCAGGTCGAATTGCCGGCGGACATCTCCGACAAGGACCGCCAGGGCATCCTGCGTTCCATCGACCGTTGCACCGTGAAAAAAGTGGTGCAAGCCGGGCCTGAGTTTGTGATCGAAGAGGTGGAAAACCTCGACGCCGACGCCCAGGCGTTGTTGATGCCTGCTTCCAGTTCAGAGGCGAGCACTTACATTGCCGGCAAAGATCTTCCGCTGGAGCAAACCATCGCCAACATGTCGGCCATTCTGGCGGACCTGGGCATGAAGATCGAAATCGCCTCGTGGCGCAATATCGTGCCCAACGTGTGGTCGCTGCATATCCGCGATGCGCACTCGCCGATGTGCTTTACCAACGGCAAGGGTGCAACCAAAGAAAGCGCGTTGGCGTCGGCGTTGGGCGAGTTTATCGAGCGCCTCAACTGCAACTTCTTCTACAACGACCAGTTCTGGGGCGAAGACATCGCCAACGCCGCGTTTGTGCACTACCCGGATGAACGCTGGTTCCAGCCTGGCCGTAAAGATGCACTGCCGGCTGAAATTCTCGACGAGTACTGCCTGAAGATTTACAACCGCGACGGCGAGCTGCGCGGTTCTCATCTGATCGATACCAACTCGGGCAATGAAGAGCGCGGCATCTGTTCGCTGCCCTACGTGCGCCAGTCGGACGGCGAGGTGGTGTATTTCCCGTCCAACCTGATTGAAAACCTGTACCTGAGCAACGGCATGAGTGCCGGTAACACGCTGGCCGAAGCCCAGGTGCAGTGCCTGTCGGAGATCTTCGAGCGCGCGGTCAAACGCGAAATCATCGAAGGTGAGTTCGCACTGCCGGATGTGCCGGCCCACGTGCTGGCGAAGTACCCAGGGATACTGGCCGGTATTCAGGCGCTGGAAGAACAGGGGTTCCCGGTGCTGGTGAAGGATGCGTCCCTGGGGGGTGAATTCCCGGTGATGTGCGTCACGTTGATGAACCCGCGTACCGGCGGTGTGTTCGCCTCGTTCGGCGCGCACCCGAGCCTGGAAGTGGCGCTGGAGCGCAGCCTGACCGAGTTGCTCCAGGGCCGCAGTTTCGAAGGCCTCAACGACTTGCCCCAGCCGACGTTTGAAGGCCATGCGGTGACCGAGCCGAACAACTTCGTCGAGCACTTTATCGACTCCAGCGGCGTGGTGTCGTGGCGCTTCTTCAGTTCGAAGTCGGATTACGAATTCGTGGAGTGGGACTTCTCCGGCCAGGGTGAAAACTCGAACGCCGAGGAAGCCGCGACCCTGTTCGGCATTCTCGAAGGCATGGGCAAGGAAGTCTATATGGCGGTCTACGAGCATATCGGCGCGACGGCCTGCCGCATTCTGGTGCCGGACTATTCGGAAATTTATCCGGTAGACGATCTGATCTGGGATAACACCAACAAAGCGTTGTTCTTCCGCGAAGACATCCTGAACCTGCATCGCCTGGACGAAGCCGAACTGCAAGCGCTGGCGGAGCGCCTGGTGGAAAGCGAGCTGGACGACTACACCGACATCACCTCCTTGATCGGCATCGAATTTGACGACAATACCGCTTGGGGTCAGCTGACGATCCTGGAGCTGAAGCTGCTGATCTATCTCGCCTTGCAGCAATATGAAGAGGCGAAAGAGGCGGTGGAAATGTTCCTGCAGTACAACGACAACACGGTTGAGCGCGGCTTGTTCTACCAAGCCGTCAATGCTGTGCTGGAGATGAAGCTGGACGAAGACCTGGAACTGGAAGACTACGAGGCCAATTTCCGCCGGATGTTTGGCAACGAGCGCATGGATGCAGCGATCGGGTCGGTAAACGGCAGCGTGCGCTTCCATGGCTTGACGCCGACCAGCATGAAACTCGAAGGTCTCGACCGGCACCTGCGGTTGATCGACAGCTACAAGAAGCTGCACTCGGCACGGGCCAACGTCACGACTTTATCCCGCTGA
- a CDS encoding single-stranded DNA-binding protein translates to MARGVNKVILVGTCGQDPEVRYLPNGNAVTNLSLATSEQWTDKQTGQKVEKTEWHRVSMFGKVAEIAGEYLRKGSQVYIEGKLQTREWEKDGIKRYTTEIVVDMQGTMQLLGGRPQQGDQQGGGNNYQQSAPAPRQQAPRPQQSSAPQQSRPAPQQQAAPQPAPDFDSFDDDIPF, encoded by the coding sequence ATGGCCCGTGGGGTTAACAAAGTCATATTGGTCGGCACTTGCGGCCAGGATCCCGAAGTTCGCTACTTGCCTAACGGTAACGCCGTGACCAACCTGAGTCTGGCGACCAGCGAACAGTGGACCGACAAGCAAACCGGCCAGAAAGTCGAAAAGACTGAATGGCACCGTGTGTCGATGTTCGGCAAGGTAGCGGAAATCGCCGGCGAGTACCTGCGCAAAGGTTCGCAGGTCTACATCGAAGGCAAGCTGCAGACCCGCGAGTGGGAAAAAGACGGTATCAAGCGTTACACCACTGAAATCGTGGTCGACATGCAAGGCACCATGCAATTGCTGGGCGGCCGTCCACAGCAGGGCGACCAGCAAGGCGGGGGCAACAACTATCAGCAGTCCGCCCCGGCTCCACGCCAGCAGGCTCCGCGTCCGCAACAGTCGTCGGCACCACAACAGTCGCGCCCGGCTCCACAGCAGCAGGCCGCTCCTCAGCCGGCTCCGGATTTCGACAGCTTTGATGACGATATCCCGTTCTAA
- a CDS encoding MFS transporter, whose protein sequence is MHDPHSERMSGSETRAASGLALVFAFRMLGMFMVLPVLATYGMDLAEATPALIGLAIGAYGLTQAIFQIPFGFISDRIGRRPVIYLGLIVFALGSVLAANADSIWGVIAGRILQGAGAISAAVMALLSDLTREQHRTKAMAMIGMTIGLSFAVAMVVGPLLTRAFGLSGLFLATGGMALLGIVIVMFMVPRSTGPLQHRESGVARQALMPTLKHPDLLRLDLGIFVLHAMLMSSFVALPLALVEKAGLPKEQHWWVYLTALLISFFAMIPFIIYGEKKRKMKRVLLGAVLTLMLTELFFWQFGDSLRALVIGTVVFFTAFNLLEASLPSLISKVSPAGGKGTAMGVYSTSQFLGSALGGILGGWMFQHGGLSVVFLGCAGLAALWLAFAVTMREPPYVTSLRLPLSPEAIREAGLVERLKAVVGVTDAVIVEDEAAIYIKLDTELLDRTTLERLVNNPPEAACVA, encoded by the coding sequence ATGCACGATCCCCACAGCGAACGCATGAGTGGCAGTGAGACCCGCGCAGCAAGCGGTCTGGCCCTTGTGTTCGCGTTCCGTATGCTTGGCATGTTCATGGTGTTGCCGGTTTTGGCGACCTATGGGATGGATCTGGCAGAAGCGACCCCGGCCCTCATCGGGCTGGCGATTGGCGCTTATGGCCTGACCCAGGCGATTTTCCAGATTCCTTTCGGTTTCATTTCCGACCGCATCGGGCGCCGCCCGGTGATTTACCTGGGGCTGATCGTCTTCGCCCTCGGCAGCGTGCTGGCGGCCAATGCCGATTCGATCTGGGGCGTTATCGCCGGACGAATCCTGCAAGGCGCCGGGGCCATTTCCGCGGCCGTGATGGCGTTGCTGTCAGACCTGACCCGCGAACAGCATCGGACGAAAGCCATGGCTATGATCGGCATGACGATCGGTCTGTCGTTCGCTGTCGCCATGGTGGTGGGACCGTTGCTGACCCGTGCTTTCGGCCTGTCCGGGCTGTTTCTCGCCACGGGTGGCATGGCGCTGCTTGGCATCGTGATTGTGATGTTCATGGTGCCGCGCTCCACCGGGCCGTTGCAGCATCGCGAGTCCGGTGTCGCGCGTCAGGCGCTGATGCCGACGCTCAAGCACCCGGACCTGCTGCGCCTGGACCTGGGCATTTTTGTGTTGCACGCGATGTTGATGTCGAGCTTCGTTGCTTTGCCGCTGGCCCTGGTCGAAAAAGCCGGGTTGCCCAAGGAGCAGCACTGGTGGGTCTATTTGACCGCGCTGCTGATTTCTTTCTTCGCCATGATCCCGTTCATTATCTACGGCGAGAAGAAACGCAAAATGAAACGAGTTTTATTGGGAGCGGTGCTGACGCTGATGCTCACTGAGCTATTCTTCTGGCAGTTCGGCGATAGCTTGCGGGCCCTGGTGATCGGGACGGTGGTGTTTTTCACCGCGTTCAATCTGCTGGAAGCTTCGTTGCCATCGCTGATCAGCAAGGTTTCACCGGCTGGCGGCAAGGGCACGGCGATGGGGGTTTATTCCACCAGCCAGTTCCTCGGTTCGGCGTTGGGCGGGATCCTCGGCGGCTGGATGTTCCAGCACGGCGGTTTGTCGGTTGTATTCCTCGGATGCGCCGGCCTGGCTGCCCTCTGGCTGGCCTTTGCTGTTACCATGCGCGAACCACCTTACGTGACGAGCCTGCGCTTGCCGTTGTCGCCCGAGGCGATCCGCGAAGCGGGTCTGGTCGAGCGCCTGAAGGCCGTCGTAGGGGTAACAGATGCAGTAATCGTCGAAGATGAAGCGGCGATTTACATAAAATTGGACACCGAACTATTGGATCGCACCACCCTCGAGCGCCTGGTGAACAACCCGCCCGAGGCAGCGTGCGTAGCCTAG
- the uvrA gene encoding excinuclease ABC subunit UvrA: protein MDKILIRGARTHNLKNIDLTLPRDKLIVITGLSGSGKSSLAFDTLYAEGQRRYVESLSAYARQFLSMMEKPDVDTIEGLSPAISIEQKSTSHNPRSTVGTITEIYDYLRLLYARVGIPRCPDHDIPLEAQTVSQMVDLVLAQPEGSKLMLLAPVIRERKGEHLSVFEELRAQGFVRARVNGRICELDELPKLDKQKKHSIDVIVDRFKVRADLQQRLAESFETALKLADGIALVAPMDDEQGEEIIFSARFACPICGHAISELEPKLFSFNNPAGACPTCDGLGVKQFFDIKRLVNGELTLAEGAIRGWDRRNVYYFQMLGSLASHYKFSLEVPFNDLPADQQKFILHGSGSQNVDFKYLNDRGDIVKRSHPFEGIVPNLERRYRETESASVREELAKFLSTQPCPDCRGTRLRREARHVWVGEKTLPAVTNLPIGDACEYFGVLKLTGRRGEIADKILKEIRERLQFLVNVGLDYLSLDRSADTLSGGEAQRIRLASQIGAGLVGVLYILDEPSIGLHQRDNDRLLGTLKHLRDIGNTVIVVEHDEDAIRLADYVVDIGPGAGVHGGHIVAEGTPAEVMAHPDSLTGKYLSGRVKIAVPAKRTPRNKKLSLSLKGARGNNLRNVDLDIPIGLLTCVTGVSGSGKSTLINNTLFPLSATALNGATTLEASAHDSIKGLEHLDKVVDIDQSPIGRTPRSNPATYTGLFTPIRELFAGVPESRSRGYGPGRFSFNVRGGRCEACQGDGLIKVEMHFLPDIYVPCDVCKSKRYNRETLEIKYKGKSIHETLEMTIEEARVFFDAVPALARKLQTLMDVGLSYIKLGQSATTLSGGEAQRVKLSRELSKRDTGKTLYILDEPTTGLHFADIQQLLDVLHRLRDHGNTVVVIEHNLDVIKTADWLVDLGPEGGSKGGQIIAVGTPEEVSEMKQSHTGFYLKPLLARDKA, encoded by the coding sequence TTGGACAAGATCCTGATTCGTGGGGCCCGAACCCACAACCTGAAGAACATCGACCTGACCCTGCCACGGGACAAACTGATCGTCATCACCGGCCTGTCCGGATCCGGCAAATCGTCCCTGGCGTTTGACACGCTGTACGCCGAAGGCCAGCGCCGCTATGTCGAATCGCTGTCGGCCTATGCCCGGCAGTTTTTGTCGATGATGGAAAAACCTGACGTCGACACCATTGAAGGCCTGTCGCCAGCCATTTCCATCGAACAGAAGTCGACCTCGCATAACCCGCGTTCGACGGTCGGCACCATCACCGAAATCTACGACTACCTGCGCCTGCTTTACGCTCGCGTGGGTATTCCGCGCTGCCCGGATCACGACATTCCGCTGGAAGCCCAGACCGTCAGCCAGATGGTCGACCTGGTCCTCGCGCAACCGGAAGGCAGCAAACTGATGTTGCTGGCACCGGTCATTCGCGAGCGCAAAGGCGAACACCTTTCGGTCTTCGAAGAGTTGCGTGCCCAGGGCTTTGTGCGGGCCCGGGTCAACGGCAGGATCTGCGAACTGGATGAGCTGCCGAAGCTGGACAAGCAAAAGAAGCATTCGATTGATGTCATAGTCGACCGCTTCAAGGTCCGCGCCGACCTGCAACAGCGCCTGGCCGAATCGTTCGAGACCGCGCTGAAGCTGGCCGACGGCATTGCCCTGGTCGCGCCGATGGACGATGAGCAGGGTGAAGAAATTATCTTCTCCGCTCGCTTCGCCTGCCCGATTTGCGGCCACGCCATCAGCGAACTGGAACCCAAGCTGTTCTCCTTCAACAACCCGGCCGGCGCCTGCCCGACGTGCGACGGCCTGGGCGTGAAGCAGTTCTTCGACATCAAGCGACTGGTCAATGGCGAACTGACCCTGGCCGAAGGCGCGATTCGCGGTTGGGACAGGCGCAACGTCTATTACTTCCAGATGCTCGGGTCGCTGGCGTCGCACTACAAGTTCAGCCTCGAAGTACCGTTCAACGACCTGCCCGCCGATCAGCAGAAATTCATCCTGCACGGCAGCGGCTCGCAGAACGTCGACTTCAAGTACCTGAACGACCGCGGCGACATCGTGAAACGTTCGCACCCGTTCGAAGGCATCGTACCGAACCTGGAGCGTCGCTACCGCGAAACCGAATCGGCCTCCGTGCGCGAAGAACTGGCCAAGTTTCTCAGTACCCAGCCGTGTCCGGATTGCCGTGGCACACGCCTGCGTCGCGAGGCGCGGCATGTCTGGGTGGGCGAGAAGACTTTGCCGGCCGTCACCAATCTGCCGATTGGCGATGCGTGCGAATACTTCGGTGTGCTGAAGTTGACCGGGCGTCGCGGTGAAATTGCCGACAAGATCCTCAAGGAAATCCGCGAGCGTCTGCAGTTCCTGGTCAATGTCGGCCTCGACTATCTGTCGCTGGATCGCAGTGCCGACACGTTGTCTGGCGGTGAAGCTCAGCGGATTCGTCTGGCCAGTCAGATCGGTGCCGGCCTGGTGGGCGTTCTGTACATCCTCGATGAGCCGTCGATTGGCCTGCATCAGCGCGACAACGATCGGTTGCTGGGCACGCTCAAGCACCTGCGCGATATCGGCAACACGGTGATCGTGGTCGAGCACGATGAAGATGCGATTCGCCTGGCTGACTATGTAGTGGATATCGGCCCGGGTGCTGGCGTGCATGGCGGCCATATCGTCGCCGAAGGCACACCGGCCGAGGTCATGGCTCACCCTGACTCGCTGACCGGCAAGTACTTGTCGGGCCGGGTGAAGATCGCCGTACCGGCCAAACGCACACCGCGTAACAAGAAGTTGTCGCTGTCCCTCAAGGGTGCTCGCGGCAACAACCTGCGCAACGTCGATCTGGACATTCCGATCGGCCTGCTGACGTGCGTGACGGGCGTGTCGGGTTCGGGCAAGTCGACACTGATCAACAACACGTTGTTTCCCCTGAGCGCTACAGCACTCAATGGTGCAACGACGCTGGAAGCGTCGGCTCACGACAGCATCAAGGGCCTGGAGCATCTGGACAAGGTCGTCGACATCGACCAAAGCCCGATTGGCCGGACGCCTCGCTCCAACCCGGCGACCTACACCGGGTTGTTCACGCCGATTCGCGAACTGTTCGCTGGCGTACCGGAATCCCGCTCGCGCGGCTACGGGCCGGGGCGCTTCTCGTTCAACGTGAGGGGTGGACGCTGCGAGGCCTGCCAGGGCGACGGCTTGATCAAGGTTGAAATGCACTTCCTGCCGGACATCTACGTTCCGTGCGATGTCTGCAAGAGCAAGCGCTACAACCGCGAAACGCTGGAGATCAAGTACAAGGGCAAGAGCATCCATGAAACCCTTGAGATGACCATCGAGGAAGCTCGGGTGTTCTTCGATGCGGTGCCTGCCTTGGCACGCAAGCTTCAGACGCTGATGGATGTCGGCCTGTCGTACATCAAGCTGGGGCAATCCGCGACCACGCTGTCCGGTGGTGAAGCGCAGCGGGTGAAACTGTCCCGCGAACTGTCCAAACGCGATACCGGCAAGACGCTGTATATCCTCGATGAACCGACTACCGGTCTGCACTTCGCGGATATCCAGCAACTGCTCGACGTGTTGCATCGCCTGCGCGACCACGGCAACACCGTGGTGGTGATCGAGCACAATCTTGACGTGATCAAGACGGCTGACTGGCTGGTGGATCTTGGGCCCGAAGGTGGCTCCAAAGGCGGACAGATCATTGCGGTCGGTACGCCTGAAGAAGTCTCCGAGATGAAGCAGTCCCACACCGGTTTCTACCTCAAGCCGCTGCTGGCTCGCGACAAGGCCTGA
- the bfr gene encoding bacterioferritin produces the protein MQGHPDVIDYLNTLLTGELAARDQYFVHSRMYEDWGFTKLYERINHEMEEEAGHADALMRRILMLEGTPRMRPDDLDVGTTVPDMLAADLRLEYKVRAALCKGIKLCEQHKDYVSREMLRVQLHDTEEDHTYWLEKQMGLIKLIGLENYLQSHA, from the coding sequence ATGCAAGGCCACCCAGACGTAATCGATTACCTCAACACGTTGCTGACCGGCGAACTGGCGGCGCGTGATCAATATTTCGTCCATTCGCGGATGTATGAGGACTGGGGTTTCACCAAGCTCTACGAACGTATCAACCACGAAATGGAAGAGGAAGCCGGGCACGCTGATGCCCTGATGCGCCGTATCCTGATGCTCGAAGGTACGCCGCGTATGCGTCCGGACGACCTTGATGTTGGCACCACTGTGCCGGACATGCTCGCTGCTGACCTGCGCCTGGAATACAAAGTCCGCGCCGCACTCTGCAAGGGCATCAAGCTCTGCGAGCAGCATAAAGACTATGTCAGTCGCGAGATGCTGCGGGTTCAATTACATGACACCGAAGAAGACCACACCTACTGGCTTGAAAAGCAGATGGGTCTGATCAAGTTGATCGGTCTCGAGAACTACCTGCAATCCCACGCCTGA
- a CDS encoding catalase, with protein sequence MSQNKTLTTASGAPVADNQNSRSAGPRGPLLLDDFHLIEKLAHFNRENIPERRVHAKGSGAYGTFTVTRDITEYTSAKLFESVGKQTPTFLRFSTVGGERGSADTERDPRGFALKFYTEEGNWDIVGNNTPVFFIRDPLKFPDFIHTQKRLPQSNLKSAQMMWDFWSHSPEALHQVTILFSDRGIPDGYRHMHGFGSHTYSLINASGERHWVKWHYKTQQGIKNLAPAEAARLAGTDPDYAQRDLFGAIERGDFPKWRVCIQIMTEAQAAAHYENPFDVTKTWSQKEFPLIEVGALELNRNPLNYFAEVEQAAFGPSNMVPGVGLSPDRMLQGRVFAYADAHRYRIGTNHQQLPVNAPRSPVNSYQRDGSMAFGSNGGAAPNYEPNSYVESPKQAPRYAEPALALSGAADRYDHREDTDYYSHAGALFRLMSDEQKALLVNNIAGAMAGVSSDVVDRQLQHFFKADPAYGEAIAKALNVQINEV encoded by the coding sequence ATGAGCCAAAATAAAACACTTACAACCGCCAGTGGCGCTCCTGTCGCCGACAACCAGAATTCCCGCTCCGCCGGCCCTCGCGGCCCTTTGCTCCTCGACGACTTCCACCTGATCGAGAAGCTCGCCCACTTCAACCGTGAAAACATCCCGGAGCGCCGCGTACACGCCAAGGGTTCGGGTGCTTACGGAACGTTCACTGTCACGCGTGACATCACCGAGTACACCAGCGCCAAACTGTTTGAATCCGTCGGAAAGCAAACCCCAACCTTCCTGCGGTTTTCCACCGTAGGCGGTGAGCGCGGTTCGGCCGACACGGAACGCGATCCACGTGGCTTCGCCCTGAAGTTCTACACCGAGGAAGGCAACTGGGACATCGTAGGCAACAACACGCCGGTGTTCTTCATTCGTGATCCGCTCAAATTTCCGGACTTTATCCACACTCAAAAGCGCCTGCCGCAGAGCAATCTGAAAAGCGCGCAGATGATGTGGGACTTCTGGTCGCACTCGCCTGAGGCGCTGCACCAGGTCACTATCCTGTTTTCGGACCGTGGCATTCCTGACGGCTATCGTCACATGCACGGCTTCGGCAGCCATACCTACAGCCTGATCAACGCCAGCGGCGAGCGTCACTGGGTGAAGTGGCACTACAAGACCCAACAAGGGATCAAGAACCTGGCGCCGGCAGAAGCTGCACGCCTGGCGGGCACGGATCCGGATTACGCACAACGCGACCTGTTCGGTGCCATTGAGCGCGGTGATTTCCCGAAATGGCGCGTGTGCATTCAGATCATGACCGAGGCCCAGGCTGCGGCGCATTACGAGAACCCTTTCGACGTGACCAAGACCTGGTCGCAGAAAGAGTTTCCACTGATTGAAGTGGGCGCGCTGGAGCTCAACCGCAATCCGCTCAACTACTTCGCTGAAGTCGAGCAGGCGGCGTTCGGTCCGAGCAACATGGTGCCTGGTGTTGGTCTGTCGCCGGACCGCATGTTGCAAGGCCGCGTGTTCGCTTACGCAGATGCGCACCGCTACCGTATAGGTACCAACCACCAGCAGCTGCCGGTGAATGCACCTCGCAGTCCGGTCAACAGCTACCAGCGTGATGGTTCCATGGCGTTTGGCAGCAATGGCGGTGCTGCGCCGAATTACGAGCCGAACAGCTACGTTGAATCGCCGAAACAAGCACCTCGCTACGCTGAGCCTGCTCTTGCACTGAGTGGCGCAGCTGATCGTTACGATCATCGCGAAGACACCGACTACTACAGCCATGCCGGTGCGTTGTTCCGCCTCATGAGCGATGAGCAGAAAGCGCTGTTGGTCAACAACATTGCCGGGGCAATGGCTGGCGTCTCAAGCGATGTGGTTGATCGCCAATTGCAGCATTTCTTCAAGGCCGACCCGGCGTATGGAGAAGCAATCGCAAAGGCTCTCAACGTACAGATTAACGAAGTCTAA
- the rplQ gene encoding 50S ribosomal protein L17, with translation MRHRKSGRHLSRTSSHRKAMFQNMAVSLFEHELIKTTLPKAKELRRVAEPLITLAKTDSLANRRLAFDRTRSKAIVGKLFNDLGKRYATREGGYLRILKCGFRTGDNAPMAYVELVDRATGGEAVSAE, from the coding sequence ATGCGTCATCGTAAAAGTGGTCGTCACCTGAGCCGCACTAGCTCGCACCGCAAGGCCATGTTTCAAAACATGGCAGTGTCGCTGTTCGAGCACGAGCTGATCAAAACTACACTGCCGAAAGCTAAAGAACTGCGTCGCGTTGCTGAGCCGCTGATCACTTTGGCCAAGACAGACAGCCTGGCTAACCGCCGTCTGGCTTTCGACCGTACTCGTTCGAAAGCTATCGTTGGTAAGCTCTTCAACGACCTGGGCAAGCGTTACGCTACCCGTGAGGGTGGCTACCTGCGCATCCTCAAGTGCGGCTTCCGCACTGGCGACAACGCGCCTATGGCGTACGTCGAGTTGGTTGATCGTGCTACCGGCGGTGAAGCTGTATCCGCTGAGTAA
- a CDS encoding DNA-directed RNA polymerase subunit alpha yields MQISVNEFLTPRHIDVQVVSPTRAKITLEPLERGFGHTLGNALRRILLSSMPGCAVVEAEIDGVLHEYSAIEGVQEDVIEILLNLKGLAIKLHGRDEVTLTLSKKGSGVVTAADIQLDHDVEIVNPDHVIANLASNGALNMKLTVARGRGYEPADSRQSDEDESRSIGRLQLDSSFSPVRRIAYVVENARVEQRTNLDKLVIDLETNGTLDPEEAIRRAATILQQQLAAFVDLKGDSEPVVVEQEDEIDPILLRPVDDLELTVRSANCLKAENIYYIGDLIQRTEVELLKTPNLGKKSLTEIKDVLASRGLSLGMRLDNWPPASLKKDDKATA; encoded by the coding sequence ATGCAGATTTCGGTAAATGAGTTCCTGACACCCCGCCATATTGATGTGCAGGTTGTCAGTCCAACCCGCGCCAAGATCACTCTCGAGCCTCTCGAGCGTGGTTTCGGCCACACCCTGGGCAACGCGCTGCGCCGCATCCTGTTGTCCTCAATGCCCGGCTGTGCAGTAGTCGAGGCCGAGATTGACGGTGTACTCCATGAGTACAGCGCCATCGAAGGCGTACAGGAAGACGTAATTGAAATCCTGTTGAACCTTAAAGGTCTGGCTATCAAGCTGCACGGTCGTGACGAAGTTACGCTGACCTTGTCGAAGAAGGGTTCGGGGGTGGTTACCGCTGCCGATATTCAGCTGGATCATGATGTCGAGATCGTTAACCCCGATCACGTAATCGCTAACCTGGCGTCTAACGGCGCCCTGAACATGAAGCTCACCGTAGCTCGTGGTCGTGGTTATGAACCGGCAGACTCGCGTCAGAGCGATGAAGACGAAAGCCGCAGCATCGGTCGCTTGCAGCTTGACTCTTCGTTCAGCCCGGTTCGCCGTATCGCATACGTGGTGGAAAACGCCCGTGTCGAGCAGCGTACTAACCTGGACAAGCTGGTTATTGATCTGGAAACCAACGGTACCCTGGATCCTGAAGAGGCTATCCGCCGCGCTGCAACCATTCTGCAACAGCAGTTGGCTGCGTTCGTCGACCTCAAAGGTGACAGTGAGCCAGTGGTTGTTGAGCAGGAAGACGAGATCGATCCGATCCTGCTTCGCCCGGTTGACGATCTGGAACTGACTGTACGTTCGGCTAACTGCCTTAAGGCGGAAAACATCTACTACATCGGTGACCTGATTCAGCGTACCGAAGTAGAGCTGTTGAAGACTCCGAACCTTGGCAAGAAATCCTTGACTGAAATCAAGGACGTTCTGGCCTCCCGCGGTCTGTCCCTCGGCATGCGCCTCGACAACTGGCCGCCTGCAAGTCTTAAGAAGGACGACAAGGCGACTGCCTGA